The Candidatus Zixiibacteriota bacterium genome segment CGCCCGCGGCAGAACCACGAGGCGAATTCGATCTCCGAGAAGAGCGGAATCCCCCGCTCGCGGATCCGCCGGGCGATCTCCGCGGAGAGCGGGATGCCGGGGGAGATCACGGCGTAGTCGCTCTGCAGGATCCGGTCGCTGTGGCCGTCGGTCTCGAACGGCACGCCCGACTTCTCAAGCTGGGCGCAGGCGGGCGCGAGCGCCTCGCGCCGGCCGCTGTCGGTGACGAAGGGGATGCCGCCCATTTCTTTGGCCAGCAGCGCCGCCGCCAGCCCGGACCGGGCCATCCCGATCACCCCGACCTTGCGTCCGCGTATCCTTTCTTCCCGCGTCATTGTCCTACCGCACTTTCAGGGTCGCCAGCGTGGCCAGCGTGCAGAGCGCCCCGATAATCCAGAACCGCACCACCACCTTCTCCTCCGGCCAACCGAGCAGCTCGAAATGGTGGTGGATCGGCGCCATCTTGAACACCCGCTTGCCTCCCCGGTAGCGGTATGAGAGCACCTGGATGATCACCGACAGCACTTCGACGACGAACACGCCGCCGACAATCACCAGGAGCAGTTCTTTCTTGAGCATGATGGCGATCGCGCCGAGCGCGCCGCCGAGAGCGAGCGACCCGGTGTCCCCCATGAAGACCTCGGCCGGGTGCGAGTTGAACCACAGGAACCCGAGGGCCGACCCGATCGCCGCCCCGCAGAACACGGTCAGCTCGCCGGCGCCCGGAAGGTACTCGATCTGGAGGTAGCTCGAGAAATCGAGCCGCCCGGTGAGATAGGCGATCCCGCCGAAAGCGAGGAAGGCCAGTCCGGACAGCCCGATCGCCAGCCCGTCCGCCCCGTCGGTCAGGTTCACCGCGTTCGAGGCGCCGGTGAGCACGAGGATCATCCACGGGATGTACAGGACGCCGAGGTCGAGCATGTAGTTTTTGAAGAACGGGATCCCGGTCATCCCGTCGTAGAGACCGTTCGGGGCCACCCACAGCAGGAGGCCTCCGAACACGAGCCCGAGCCCCACCTGCCCCATGAACTTCTTGCGCGCCACCATTCCGTTGCGCTGGTGCTTGAGGGCCTTGCTGTAGTCGTCGAGGTAGCCCAGCAGTCCCAGCCACGCCGTCACCAGCAGCGCCATCAGCACGTAGAAATTCGTCAGATCCGACCAGAGCAGGGTGGGGATAATGATCCCCGACACAATGATGAGCCCGCCCATGGTCGGCGTTCCGGCTTTCTTCTGGTGCGACGCCGGCCCTTCCGCCCGGATCCTCTCCTTCACCTGGTGCTTGCGCAGGAGCCCGATGAAGAACGGCCCGAGGATGAGGCAGATGAAGATCGCCGTCGCCATCGCCCCGGCCGTCCGAAACGTGATATACCGGAACAGGTTGAGCCCCGACACCTGGTGCGCCAGTGGATAGAGCAGGTGGTAGAGCATTACAGAACCTCCTCACCCGGTTCGCCCAGGCCGTTGAGAACCGCTTCCAGGCCGATCCCCCGCGAGGCCTTCAGGTACACCAGGTCGTTTTTCTGCACGATGGCGGCGATCTCTTTCGCGCACCCCGCCGCGTCGGCACAGTGCCGCAGGCGCCCCCGGTCGGCCCCGGACGCGACCGCTCCCTCGAGCGTCTCGCGCGAGCGCGGCCCGACCAGCACCGCCAGGTCGAACGGGTAGCGCGCCAGCACGGCGCCGCTCTCCCGATGGTAGCGGGGCGATTCGGGGCCGAGCTCCAGCATGTCGCCGAGCACGACCACGCGCCGCCCGGCGGTCGGGAGGGCGAAGAACCCCGCCAGGCCCGCCCTGACGTTTTCGGGGTTGGCGTTGTAGCAATCCACGAGCACCCGCACGCCCCCGCGCGCGACCAACTGCCCCCGCATCGGCGCCGACGCCAATTCTATCTGCGCCGTCTCCACGCCGTCAAACCGGTAGCCTAGCGACCGGAACAGGGCGTAGGCGCAGGTCAGGTTGTACACCTGGTGCTTCCCGACCAGCGGCATCCGGAACGTCCGCCCCTCGAGCACGACCGTCATCATCCCCGCGTCGTCGATCCCCCAGGCGTCCGGCCGGAAATCCGCGGCGCGGTCGAGGGCGAAGGTCACGTAATCGGACCGCACCTTCTTCGCCTCGGCCGCGAGCACGGGGTCGTCGGCGTTGATCACCGCCGGCGCGCCCGGCCGCGCCCCCCGTACGAGCTCCAGCTTGGCCTGCGCCACCGCCTCAACCGTTCCGAGGAACTCCAGGTGGGTCGCGCTCACGTTCGTGATCGCCACCGCATCGGGCTGCACGATCTCCGCCAGGCGGGGCATTTCGACGTCGGTCGAAATCCCCATCTCCATTACCGCCGCCCGGCAGTCCGCGGGAATCCGGAAAATAGCCAACGGCACGCCGTAGAGGTTGTTGAGGTTGCCCGGCGACCGGTAGGCGCGCGGCTCCACCGCGGCGAGAAGCCGGTAGGTGAGTTCCTTGGTTGTGGTTTTCCCATTCGACCCGGTGATCCCGACGAAGCGCGCCGCGACCGTGTGCCGGTAGTGGCGGGCCAGGGCAATCATCGCCTCGTGCGTGTGCGGGACCGTAATCACCGGGGTGTCGCCCGCAAGCCGCGCCAGCTCGGGGTGGTCGAACTCGGCCAGAATACCGGCCGCGCCGCGCTCGAGCGCCTGCGCGACGAACTCATGACCATCGTGCTTCTCCCCCCGGATGGCCACATACAGCTCGCCGGCCGCGAGCGTCCGGGTGTCGATGGAGACGCCCCGGAAGGAGGCGGTGCGGTCCGCGGCCCGGTGGACGCGTCCGCCAGTGATGGCGGCCAGTTGATCGAAACGCAACTTTATCACTTCCGTGCCGTTGAATTTGCCCCGGCCGATGCCTTCTTGTATCCCATTGCCGCCAGCGCCGCCCGCGCTTCCTCCACGTCGTCGAAGGGGCGGCGCTCGCCGTTGACTTCCTGGTACCGCTCCGCGCCCTTGCCGGCCAGGAGCACGACATCCCCCGACGCGGCCGCGCGCAGGGCGAGTGCGATCGCTTTCCGGCGGTCCGGTTCGATCGCATACCGGTCCCCCCGCAGGCCGGGCCGGATGTCTTCGATTATCGCCAGCGGCGATTCGGTCCGCGGGTTGTCGCTCGTGACCACCGCGTAGTCGGCCATGGTGGTCGCCGCCGTTCCCATAAGCGGCCGCTTCCCGCGGTCGCGGTCGCCGCCGCACCCGAACACCAGCAGCACCCGTCCGGCCGTCATCTCCCGTGCCGACTGGCAGAGCCGCTCGAGCGCATCCGGCGTGTGGGCGAAATCGACATATACGCCGAAGGGCTGCCCGGCATCCACCGCGTTGAACCGCCCCGGCACCGGGGTCGCGCTCTCCAGCCCGGCCACCACCGTGTCCAGGTCGATTCCGGCCGCGAGCCCGCCGGCCGCCGCCGCCACCGCGTTCATCAGGTTGAACCGTCCCGGCAGCGGGAACGTCACCGTCCGCATCCCCGCCGGCGTAGCCAGGTCGAACACCGTCCGCATCGGCTCGATCTCGTAGCGGCTCGCGTAGACGTCCGCGTGCGTGTCCTGGAGCGAGTAGCTCATATGCTCCGACCGCGCATCGCCGAAAAAGGCGCGGAACTCCGGCACATCGAGGTTGAGCACGGCGCAGGCGTGGGGGCCGGCGAGCTTGCCCAGCAGCCGCTTCTTGGCCGCCAGGTACTCCGCCATCGATTTGTGGAAATCGAGGTGGTCACGCGTGATGTTGGTGAACACGCCCACCCGGAAGAGAATGTGCTCGACCCGCTTGAGCGCGAGGGCGTGCGAAGACACCTCCATGACCGCCGCCGCGCACCCGTTCTTCCGCATGAGAAACAGCAGCCGCTGCAGGTCCAGCGCCTCCGGGGTCGTGCGTTCGGCCGGGAACTGCTCCCCGCCCACGTCGTAGAGCGTCGAACTCACCAGTCCCGCCTTCCGCCCGGCCGCCTCGAGCATGCACCGGAGCAGGTAGCAGGTGGTCGTCTTCCCGTTGGTGCCGGTTACGGCGATGGCGAAGAGCTGTTTGCCGGGAAAGCCGTAAAACTTCGCCGCCGCGTCGGCCATGGCCTGGCGGATATCGGGCACGCGGACGTGCACCGGGACCGCCGGATGGGATTCGCGCTCGCCCATGACCGCCACCGCCCCCCGCGAAAGAACGTCGGCGACAAAGTCGTACCCGTCGCGCGTGAACCCGGTCACCGCAAAGAACAGGGTGCCGGGCCGCACGAGCCGCGAGTCGTACTCGAGATGCTCGATCGCAACCTCGGGATCGCCGGTGATCACCGCCCCGGCGCACCCGTGCACCAGCTCACGCAGAGTAATGGCTGCCTCCTATGTCGGCCGACATTCCAGCTGACATACGTCTTCCGACCCGGCCGCCTGGCCGGGACCGATCGATTGTGAGATAACTTTGCCGCGCCCTGTAATTCTGCACTTTATACCGGCGAAGTCCAGAAACGCCGATGCTTCCCTGATCGACAGCCCGGTCAAATCCGCCATTACGAACCCGGTCTCGACCGGCGATTCCACTACCACGATCAGGTCATCCTCGGCGAACATGAGCCGGTCGGCCGGCGGATACTGCCACACGATCATCCCCTCCGTCCGGTTGGCCCGGATCGTCAACCCGCGCTCTTCCGCGTCCTCGGCCGCATCCGCCAGGCTCCGGCCGACCAGGTTGGGGGCCTCGACCGTGCCTTCGCGGCTGCTCGACCGCTCGGCCAAAAGCTGGTTGCCGGAGTCGAACAGGTCGGGGTTGAGGATCATGTACTGCTCGGCCGTCCGCCGGAATATCGGCCCCGCGGTG includes the following:
- a CDS encoding UDP-N-acetylmuramoyl-tripeptide--D-alanyl-D-alanine ligase; amino-acid sequence: MRFDQLAAITGGRVHRAADRTASFRGVSIDTRTLAAGELYVAIRGEKHDGHEFVAQALERGAAGILAEFDHPELARLAGDTPVITVPHTHEAMIALARHYRHTVAARFVGITGSNGKTTTKELTYRLLAAVEPRAYRSPGNLNNLYGVPLAIFRIPADCRAAVMEMGISTDVEMPRLAEIVQPDAVAITNVSATHLEFLGTVEAVAQAKLELVRGARPGAPAVINADDPVLAAEAKKVRSDYVTFALDRAADFRPDAWGIDDAGMMTVVLEGRTFRMPLVGKHQVYNLTCAYALFRSLGYRFDGVETAQIELASAPMRGQLVARGGVRVLVDCYNANPENVRAGLAGFFALPTAGRRVVVLGDMLELGPESPRYHRESGAVLARYPFDLAVLVGPRSRETLEGAVASGADRGRLRHCADAAGCAKEIAAIVQKNDLVYLKASRGIGLEAVLNGLGEPGEEVL
- a CDS encoding phospho-N-acetylmuramoyl-pentapeptide-transferase → MLYHLLYPLAHQVSGLNLFRYITFRTAGAMATAIFICLILGPFFIGLLRKHQVKERIRAEGPASHQKKAGTPTMGGLIIVSGIIIPTLLWSDLTNFYVLMALLVTAWLGLLGYLDDYSKALKHQRNGMVARKKFMGQVGLGLVFGGLLLWVAPNGLYDGMTGIPFFKNYMLDLGVLYIPWMILVLTGASNAVNLTDGADGLAIGLSGLAFLAFGGIAYLTGRLDFSSYLQIEYLPGAGELTVFCGAAIGSALGFLWFNSHPAEVFMGDTGSLALGGALGAIAIMLKKELLLVIVGGVFVVEVLSVIIQVLSYRYRGGKRVFKMAPIHHHFELLGWPEEKVVVRFWIIGALCTLATLATLKVR
- a CDS encoding UDP-N-acetylmuramoyl-L-alanyl-D-glutamate--2,6-diaminopimelate ligase; translation: MTLRELVHGCAGAVITGDPEVAIEHLEYDSRLVRPGTLFFAVTGFTRDGYDFVADVLSRGAVAVMGERESHPAVPVHVRVPDIRQAMADAAAKFYGFPGKQLFAIAVTGTNGKTTTCYLLRCMLEAAGRKAGLVSSTLYDVGGEQFPAERTTPEALDLQRLLFLMRKNGCAAAVMEVSSHALALKRVEHILFRVGVFTNITRDHLDFHKSMAEYLAAKKRLLGKLAGPHACAVLNLDVPEFRAFFGDARSEHMSYSLQDTHADVYASRYEIEPMRTVFDLATPAGMRTVTFPLPGRFNLMNAVAAAAGGLAAGIDLDTVVAGLESATPVPGRFNAVDAGQPFGVYVDFAHTPDALERLCQSAREMTAGRVLLVFGCGGDRDRGKRPLMGTAATTMADYAVVTSDNPRTESPLAIIEDIRPGLRGDRYAIEPDRRKAIALALRAAASGDVVLLAGKGAERYQEVNGERRPFDDVEEARAALAAMGYKKASAGANSTARK